From a single Porites lutea chromosome 10, jaPorLute2.1, whole genome shotgun sequence genomic region:
- the LOC140949496 gene encoding uncharacterized protein, which translates to MLAEESQEDAEVHEQVAEVGEKYVDETAETETETEDDAEGENVIEVKSEGTSWAFKQWAVHLMFPPDAVPEHTSIVVHKWKYSVRSPPLQENEAITSNVSELSLLNGQELKFITKVKLSLSHSATDAQGYGPVIKKLIDKETNYWEDVDGTRDIRCRQDFEDNHPSHMKITDFFFPIAQADISECSTYAVVCRLKASPTYTITSGGGSFSHPDFPDVTVTIPENAFAPKAKFSLELKVQEVSNEEFEVEGKFLGPVLRIKCFQAVQFLKPVTIQLPISLREQQDLNLNPTTCLVRVLFLKSDNDQKEWIEITDDLVKPPSLDRKFVRFHVERFSAYAHYVESRKNENSRFYGQRIINFLNSRIFVPPILTVFFAYFRPDLLNILCLICCPAHLKGEELRQLERQGITPICKNSIRHPCLYQEEYAHKYTGKAYAMLLAWKRRGGSDATYSVLNQALCDTRVKRKDLAQEFCCY; encoded by the exons ATGCTCGCGGAAGAGTCACAAGAAGATGCTGAGGTACATGAGCAAGTGGCTGAGGTAGGAGAAAAGTATGTTGATGAAACtgctgaaactgaaactgaaaccgAAGATGATGCAGAAGGGGAGAACGTTATTGAAGTAAAAAGTGAAGGTACCAGCTGGGCCTTCAAACAGTGGGCTGTTCACCTGATGTTTCCTCCTGATGCTGTACCTGAGCATACGTCAATCGTGGTCCACAAATGGAAATACAGTGTCCGTTCACCCCCACTGCAGGAAAATGAAGCCATCACTAGCAATGTTAGTGAACTATCTTTGTTGAATGGCCAAGAACTAAAATTTATCACCAAGGTGAAGCTGTCGTTATCTCACAGCGCAACAGACGCACAGGGCTATGGGCCagtaataaaaaagctgattGACAAGGAGACGAATTATTGGGAAGACGTGGATGGAACCAGGGACATACGTTGTCGTCAAGACTTCGAAGACAATCACCCTTCCCACATGAAAATAACGGACTTTTTCTTTCCCATTGCTCAAGCTGATATATCTGAGTGCTCAACATACGCGGTAGTTTGCCGTCTCAAGGCTTCTCCAACTTACACCATCACATCTGGTGGCGGCTCATTCAGCCATCCTGACTTCCCAGACGTGACAGTTACAATCCCCGAAAATGCTTTTGCACCTAAAGCAAAGTTTTCGTTAGAGTTAAAGGTTCAAGAAGTTTCAAATGAAGAATTTGAAGTTGAGGGTAAATTTCTTGGACCTGTATTGAGAATCAAATGCTTTCAAGCTGTTCAGTTCTTGAAACCAGTCACGATTCAGCTGCCAATTTCTCTTCGAGAGCAACAAGACTTGAATCTAAACCCCACAACATGTCTCGTCAGAGTGCTGTTCCTCAAGTCCGATAATGACCAAAAAGAATGGATTGAAATCACTGATGATCTTGTGAAACCGCCAAGTCTTGATAGAAAGTTTGTAAGGTTCCATGTGGAACGGTTCTCTGCATATGCGCATTATGTTGAGAGCAGGAAAAACGAAAACTCCAGGTTTTATGGACAAAGAATTATAAACTTCCTTAACAGCCGCATTTTTGTTCCGCCCATACTGACAGTCTTCTTCGCTTACTTTCGTCCGGatcttttaaacattttgtGTCTGATCTGCTGCCCTGCTCATCTTAAAGGAGAGGAGCTAAGGCAGCTTGAAAGACAAGGCATAACGCCTATTTGCAAAAACTCGATAAGGCATCCGTGTTTGTATCAGGAGGAATACGCCCACAA ATATACCGGAAAAGCATACGCCATGTTGTTAGCCTGGAAACGAAGGGGCGGCTCAGATGCTACCTACAGTGTTCTGAACCAAGCGCTGTGTGATACGCGCGTAAAGCGTAAAGATTTAGCACAAGAATTTTGTTGTTACTGA
- the LOC140949495 gene encoding uncharacterized protein, whose product MNKGELVELLAKSQDAILERVDSKLQELKRSISEDQEECLSSVVKRVKEDNSVKRKKVANEKQFKFNQSVEARFDSAISAIEKKKLDKAEKRAGRVGSLREHVDFWSNSILASDFIIITIVEGYRIPFFDLPENFVIPSRSSAFKFKDFANEAISELIERGCVKEVLIPPKFINPFHVVQQSGGKCRLILDLSSLNRFIWKQSVRFEDIRTVFDLFQSDWRGLRRRAVTFLDDGIGGSPDYASCLFHSRLCRSDLDSAGFFVNLQNSVWEPSQVGTWLGFHLDFSLNFITIPLPKITKLQERISRILALRFVNAKDIASVAGQLNSMFLAIGNIVRLMSGAMYAQISAQNSWFSNFYVEDSVVEELVFWQSNLDHLNGRRIWFKSSAVRVAYSDASDTGYGGYILELGSQVAAQVVWSADLAKESSTMREILAVRKVLQSFAPKLAGLCVKWHTD is encoded by the exons ATGAACAAGGGGGAACTTGTCGAGCTTTTAGCGAAATCTCAAGACGCAATCTTAGAACGTGTTGATTCGAAATTACAAGAGCTCAAGAGATCTATTTCTGAAGATCAAGAGGAGTGCTTAAGTTCTGTCGTTAAAAGAGTCAAAGAAGATAATTCCGTTAAGAGGAAAAAAGTGGCAAACGAGAAACAGTTCAAGTTTAACCAGTCAGTGGAAGCCAGATTTGATTCAGCTATCTCCGCCATTGAGAAAAAGAAGCTGGATAAGGCGGAAAAAAGAGCTGGAAGAG ttgGCTCCCTCAGGGAACACGTTGATTTTTGGTCCAATTCCATTCTCGCCTCCGActttatcattatcactattgTTGAAGGCTACAGAATTCCTTTCTTTGATTTgcctgagaattttgttattcccAGTAGATCTTCGGCATTCAAGTTTAAAGATTTTGCTAATGAGGCCATTTCAGAGTTAATTGAACGTGGTTGTGTTAAGGAGGTTCTTATTCCACCAAAGTTTATCAATCCTTTCCACGTTGTGCAGCAGTCCGGTGGGAAATGCAGGCTTATTTTGGACCTTTCGTCTTTAAAcagatttatttggaagcaGTCTGTTCGGTTCGAAGATATTCGCACtgtgtttgatttgtttcagtcag ACTGGCGCGGTCTTAGGCGTCGTGCTGTTACTTTTCTGGACGACGGTATTGGCGGGAGCCCCGATTACGCTAGTTGCCTGTTCCATAGTCGTTTATGTCGGTCTGATTTGGACTCTGCGGGTTTCTTTGTGAACCTTCAAAACTCAGTGTGGGAGCCGTCTCAAGTCGGTACCTGGCTTGGTTTCCATCTAGATTTCAGTCTTAATTTCATCACCATTCCTCTTCCGAAGATTACGAAGTTGCAGGAGAGAATTTCGCGTATCCTTGCTCTGCGTTTTGTTAACGCTAAGGATATAGCAAGCGTTGCTGGTCAGTTAAACTCTATGTTTTTGGCTATTGGAAACATTGTGCGTTTAATGTCTGGTGCCATGTACGCCCAGATTTCAGCTCAGAATTCctggttttctaatttttatgTGGAAGATTCGGTTGTGGAGGAATTAGTTTTCTGGCAATCCAATTTAGATCATCTCAATGGCCGTCGTATTTGGTTTAAATCCAGTGCAGTTAGAGTTGCCTATTCGGACGCTAGTGACACCGGATATGGCGGTTACATTCTTGAACTTGGGTCCCAGGTGGCCGCGCAAGTTGTTTGGTCGGCCGATTTAGCAAAGGAAAGTTCCACTATGCGTGAGATTTTGGCCGTTAGAAAAGTTTTGCAATCTTTTGCGCCTAAGCTGGCAGGATTATGTGTCAAATGGCACACGGACTAA